The following proteins come from a genomic window of Candidatus Latescibacter sp.:
- a CDS encoding radical SAM protein: MRPFICNYYLTYRCNARCSFCGIWKTNDVPISDEASPDVVCRNLGDIRRLGVRIVDFTGGEPLLYQGIGRVLRYARRLGFLTTLTTNGIRYTECAAEIADCISVLQFSLDAAESGGHDAVKGVPSFDRVMEAIDLARLLGENPTFIHTVTDDNLSRVPDVIALARRMRVPLFLNPCFPYFGNRGLSPESARQLGSMARGPGISIDRGFLAFLIDGGNSRENPDCLAVTSTLVISSDDCLILPCFHRGITKIPIRGRLFALRNSPLIREEMAKEGRYPFCEGCAVNCYIRASLFRKPGRYFIPTIISAAKYIFEFYRVK; encoded by the coding sequence ATGAGGCCTTTTATCTGTAATTATTATCTTACCTATCGCTGCAATGCGCGATGTTCCTTTTGCGGCATCTGGAAAACGAACGATGTCCCCATATCCGATGAAGCATCGCCGGATGTCGTGTGCCGTAACCTGGGTGATATCCGCCGTCTCGGGGTGAGAATCGTGGATTTCACCGGAGGCGAGCCGCTCCTGTACCAGGGGATCGGCCGTGTTTTACGGTATGCACGGCGCCTGGGGTTTCTGACCACTCTTACTACCAACGGCATACGGTATACTGAGTGCGCGGCAGAAATCGCCGATTGCATAAGTGTCCTGCAGTTCTCGCTGGATGCCGCCGAGAGCGGCGGGCATGATGCGGTCAAGGGTGTTCCCTCGTTCGACCGGGTCATGGAGGCGATAGACCTGGCCCGCCTGCTCGGAGAGAATCCCACATTCATCCACACGGTTACCGATGACAATCTCTCTCGTGTTCCCGATGTAATCGCTCTTGCCCGGAGAATGCGGGTTCCTCTGTTCCTCAACCCCTGTTTCCCCTATTTCGGAAACCGGGGACTTTCGCCGGAGAGCGCCCGTCAACTCGGAAGCATGGCACGGGGACCAGGTATATCGATCGACCGGGGGTTTCTGGCGTTCCTCATCGACGGCGGCAACAGTCGAGAAAACCCGGACTGCCTGGCGGTGACCTCCACCCTGGTAATTTCATCGGACGACTGCCTGATACTTCCCTGTTTCCACCGTGGGATTACTAAAATACCCATCCGGGGAAGGTTGTTCGCTTTAAGGAATTCACCCCTGATCCGGGAAGAGATGGCAAAGGAAGGGCGGTATCCGTTCTGCGAGGGATGCGCGGTGAACTGTTATATCCGGGCTTCGCTTTTCCGAAAACCGGGGAGGTATTTCATTCCGACCATTATTTCCGCGGCGAAGTATATTTTTGAGTTTTATCGGGTAAAATAA